One stretch of Brassica napus cultivar Da-Ae unplaced genomic scaffold, Da-Ae ScsIHWf_1508;HRSCAF=2105, whole genome shotgun sequence DNA includes these proteins:
- the LOC106445726 gene encoding probable histone H2A variant 3 produces the protein MSGKGAKGLIMGKPSGSEKDKDKKKQPITRSARAGLQFPVGRVHRLLKTRSTAHGRVGATAAVYTAAILEYLTAEVLELAGNASKDLKVKRISPRHLQLAIRGDEELDTLIKGTIAGGGVIPHIHKSLINKSAKE, from the exons atgtcgGGGAAAGGAGCGAAAGGATTGATAATGGGGAAACCTAGCGGTAGCGAGAAGGACAAGGACAAGAAGAAACAACCCATCACCCGTTCTGCTCGAGCTGGTCTTCAG TTCCCTGTAGGAAGGGTGCATCGACTGTTGAAGACTAGGTCCACTGCTCACGGAAGGGTTGGAGCAACTGCAGCTGTTTACACTGCAGCGATATTGGAGTATCTGACCGCAGAAGTTTTGGAGCTGGCTGGTAACGCGAGCAAGGACCTCAAGGTGAAACGTATCTCCCCCAGGCACTTGCAGCTTGCGATTCGCGGAGATGAAGAGCTAGATACTCTCATCAAAGGAACTATAGCTGGTGGTGGTGTCATCCCTCACATCCACAAGTCTCTCATCAACAAATCCGCCAAGGAATAG